In Mastomys coucha isolate ucsf_1 unplaced genomic scaffold, UCSF_Mcou_1 pScaffold20, whole genome shotgun sequence, one DNA window encodes the following:
- the LOC116098795 gene encoding anionic trypsin-2-like isoform X1, with protein sequence MNALLILALVGAAVAFPVDDDDKIVGGYTCQKNSVPYQVSLNSGYHFCGGSLINDQWVVSAAHCYKTRIQVRLGEHNINVLEGDEQFVNAAKIIKHPDFNRKTLNNDIMLIKLSSPVTLNARVATVALPTSCAPAGTQCLISGWGNTLSFGVSEPDLLQCLDAPLLSQADCEASYPGKITENMVCVGFLEGGKDSCQGDSGGPVVCNGQLQGIVSWGYGCALPDNPGVYTKVCNYVDWIQDTIAAN encoded by the exons ATGAATGCACTCCTGATCCTGGCCCTTGTGGGAGCTGCTG TTGCTTTCCCTGTGGATGATGATGACAAGATTGTTGGAGGCTACACCTGCCAGAAGAACTCTGTCCCCTACCAGGTGTCCCTGAACTCTGGCTACCACTTCTGTGGAGGCTCCCTCATTAATGACCAATGGGTTGTGTCAGCAGCTCACTGCTATAAAAC CCGCATCCAAGTGAGACTGGGAGAGCACAACATCAATGTCCTGGAGGGCGATGAGCAGTTTGTCAATGCCGCCAAGATCATCAAGCACCCAGACTTCAATAGGAAGACCCTGAACAATGACATCATGCTCATCAAGCTCTCCTCCCCTGTGACTCTTAATGCCAGAGTGGCCACTGTggctctgcccacctcctgtGCACCTGCAGGCACCCAGTGCCTCATCTCTGGTTGGGGCAACACCCTCAGCTTTGGTG TCAGTGAACCAGACCTGCTCCAGTGCCTGGATGCCCCACTCCTGTCTCAGGCTGATTGTGAAGCCTCCTATCCTGGAAAGATCACTGAGAACATGGTCTGTGTTGGCTTCCTAGAGGGAGGCAAGGATTCCTGCCAG GGTGACTCTGGTGGCCCTGTGGTCTGCAATGGACAGCTCCAGGGTATAGTCTCCTGGGGCTATGGCTGTGCCCTGCCAGACAATCCTGGTGTGTACACCAAGGTCTGCAACTATGTGGATTGGATTCAGGACACAATTGCTGCCAACTAG
- the LOC116098795 gene encoding anionic trypsin-2-like isoform X2 produces the protein MNALLILALVGAAVAFPVDDDDKIVGGYTCQKNSVPYQVSLNSGYHFCGGSLINDQWVVSAAHCYKTRIQVRLGEHNINVLEGDEQFVNAAKIIKHPDFNRKTLNNDIMLIKLSSPVTLNARVATVALPTSCAPAGTQCLISGWGNTLSFGGDEPDLLQCLDAPLLSQADCEASYPGKITENMVCVGFLEGGKDSCQGDSGGPVVCNGQLQGIVSWGYGCALPDNPGVYTKVCNYVDWIQDTIAAN, from the exons ATGAATGCACTCCTGATCCTGGCCCTTGTGGGAGCTGCTG TTGCTTTCCCTGTGGATGATGATGACAAGATTGTTGGAGGCTACACCTGCCAGAAGAACTCTGTCCCCTACCAGGTGTCCCTGAACTCTGGCTACCACTTCTGTGGAGGCTCCCTCATTAATGACCAATGGGTTGTGTCAGCAGCTCACTGCTATAAAAC CCGCATCCAAGTGAGACTGGGAGAGCACAACATCAATGTCCTGGAGGGCGATGAGCAGTTTGTCAATGCCGCCAAGATCATCAAGCACCCAGACTTCAATAGGAAGACCCTGAACAATGACATCATGCTCATCAAGCTCTCCTCCCCTGTGACTCTTAATGCCAGAGTGGCCACTGTggctctgcccacctcctgtGCACCTGCAGGCACCCAGTGCCTCATCTCTGGTTGGGGCAACACCCTCAGCTTTGGTGGTGa TGAACCAGACCTGCTCCAGTGCCTGGATGCCCCACTCCTGTCTCAGGCTGATTGTGAAGCCTCCTATCCTGGAAAGATCACTGAGAACATGGTCTGTGTTGGCTTCCTAGAGGGAGGCAAGGATTCCTGCCAG GGTGACTCTGGTGGCCCTGTGGTCTGCAATGGACAGCTCCAGGGTATAGTCTCCTGGGGCTATGGCTGTGCCCTGCCAGACAATCCTGGTGTGTACACCAAGGTCTGCAACTATGTGGATTGGATTCAGGACACAATTGCTGCCAACTAG